The proteins below come from a single Streptomyces sp. B3I8 genomic window:
- a CDS encoding 2-oxoacid:acceptor oxidoreductase subunit alpha yields MTSKVSSTTEQADGADGALVGGQRKPAGSKDVRRLDRVIIRFAGDSGDGMQLTGDRFTSETASFGNDLSTLPNFPAEIRAPAGTLPGVSSFQLHFADHDILTPGDAPNVLVAMNPAALKANVGDLPRGAEIIVNTDEFTKRAMQKVGYAVSPLEDGSLDGYQIHPVPLTTLTVEALKEFALSRKEAERSKNMFALGLLSWMYHRPTEGTEKFLRTKFAKKPDIAAANIAAFRAGWNFGETTEDFAVSYEVAPAVTAFPTGTYRNISGNLALSYGLVAASRQAELPLYLGSYPITPASDILHELSKHKNFGVRTFQAEDEIAGIGAALGAAFGGSLAVTTTSGPGVALKSETIGLAVSLELPLLIVDIQRGGPSTGLPTKTEQADLLQAMYGRNGEAPVPVVAPRTPADCFEAALEAARIALTYRTPVFLLSDGYLANGSEPWRIPEPDELPDLRVRFAQGPNHTLDDGTETFWPYKRDAQTLARPWAVPGTPGLEHRIGGIEKQDGTGNISYDPANHDFMVRTRQAKIDGIDVADLEVDDPGGAARTLVLGWGSTYGPITAAVRRLRTAGEDIAQAHLRHLNPFPKNLGTVLGSYDKVVIPEMNLGQLATLIRAKYLVDAHSYNQVNGMPFKAEQLATALKEAIDG; encoded by the coding sequence GTGACCAGCAAGGTCAGCAGCACAACGGAACAGGCCGACGGGGCCGACGGGGCCCTCGTGGGAGGACAGCGCAAACCGGCGGGCAGCAAGGACGTCCGTCGGCTCGACCGGGTGATCATCCGGTTCGCGGGCGACTCCGGTGACGGTATGCAGCTCACCGGGGACCGCTTCACCTCCGAGACCGCCTCGTTCGGCAACGATCTGTCGACCCTGCCGAACTTCCCCGCCGAGATCCGCGCCCCCGCGGGGACCCTGCCGGGTGTCTCCTCGTTCCAGTTGCACTTCGCCGATCACGACATCCTCACCCCGGGGGACGCGCCGAACGTTCTGGTGGCGATGAACCCGGCGGCACTGAAGGCGAACGTGGGGGACCTGCCGCGCGGCGCGGAGATCATCGTCAACACGGACGAGTTCACCAAGCGCGCCATGCAGAAGGTCGGCTACGCCGTCTCGCCGCTGGAGGACGGTTCGCTGGACGGCTACCAGATCCACCCGGTGCCGCTGACCACGCTCACCGTGGAGGCGCTCAAGGAGTTCGCACTGAGCCGCAAGGAGGCCGAGCGCAGCAAGAACATGTTCGCGCTGGGTCTGCTGTCGTGGATGTACCACCGGCCGACCGAGGGCACGGAGAAGTTCCTGCGGACGAAGTTCGCCAAGAAGCCGGACATCGCGGCGGCGAACATCGCCGCGTTCCGCGCGGGCTGGAACTTCGGCGAGACGACGGAGGACTTCGCGGTCTCCTACGAGGTCGCCCCGGCCGTCACCGCGTTCCCCACCGGCACCTACCGCAACATCTCCGGCAACCTCGCGCTGTCCTACGGTCTGGTGGCCGCCTCGCGTCAGGCGGAGCTGCCGCTGTACCTGGGCTCGTACCCGATCACCCCGGCCTCCGACATCCTGCACGAGCTCAGCAAGCACAAGAACTTCGGCGTGCGGACCTTCCAGGCGGAGGACGAGATCGCGGGCATCGGCGCGGCGCTGGGCGCGGCGTTCGGCGGTTCGCTCGCCGTGACCACGACCTCCGGGCCCGGCGTGGCACTGAAGTCGGAGACGATCGGGCTCGCCGTCTCCCTGGAGCTGCCGCTGCTGATCGTCGACATCCAGCGCGGCGGCCCCTCGACCGGTCTGCCCACCAAGACCGAGCAGGCGGACCTGCTGCAGGCGATGTACGGCCGCAACGGCGAGGCACCCGTCCCCGTCGTCGCCCCGCGCACCCCCGCGGACTGCTTCGAGGCGGCCCTGGAAGCGGCGCGCATCGCGCTGACCTACCGCACCCCGGTCTTCCTGCTCTCCGACGGCTACCTCGCCAACGGCTCCGAGCCGTGGCGGATCCCGGAGCCCGACGAACTGCCCGACCTGCGGGTGCGGTTCGCGCAGGGCCCCAACCACACCCTGGACGACGGCACCGAGACGTTCTGGCCCTACAAGCGCGATGCGCAGACCCTCGCCCGCCCCTGGGCCGTCCCCGGCACACCCGGCCTGGAACACCGCATCGGCGGCATCGAGAAGCAGGACGGCACCGGCAACATCTCCTACGACCCCGCCAACCACGACTTCATGGTCCGCACCCGGCAGGCCAAGATCGACGGCATCGACGTCGCCGACCTGGAGGTGGACGACCCGGGCGGCGCCGCCCGCACCCTGGTCCTGGGATGGGGCTCGACGTACGGGCCGATCACGGCGGCCGTACGGCGGCTGCGCACGGCCGGCGAGGACATCGCCCAGGCCCACCTGCGCCACCTCAACCCCTTCCCGAAGAACCTGGGCACGGTGCTCGGCTCCTACGACAAGGTCGTGATCCCCGAGATGAACCTCGGCCAGCTCGCCACCCTGATCCGGGCCAAGTACCTCGTGGACGCGCACTCGTACAACCAGGTCAACGGCATGCCGTTCAAGGCCGAACAGCTCGCCACGGCTCTGAAGGAGGCCATCGATGGCTGA
- a CDS encoding response regulator transcription factor, with translation MEDRVRVVIAEDSVLLREGLTRLLTDRGHDVVAGVGDGEALIKTITELSAEGALPDVVVADVRMPPTHTDEGVRAAVELRRTHPGLGVLVLSQYVEERYATELLAASSRGVGYLLKDRVAEVREFVDAVVRVARGGTALDPEVVAQLLGRSRKQDVLAGLTPREREVLGLMAEGRTNSAVARQLVVSDGAVEKHVSNIFLKLGLSPSDGDHRRVLAVLTYLNS, from the coding sequence GTGGAGGACAGGGTGCGGGTGGTCATCGCCGAGGATTCCGTGCTGTTGAGAGAGGGCCTGACCCGCCTCCTCACCGACCGGGGGCACGACGTCGTCGCCGGGGTCGGCGACGGTGAGGCGCTGATCAAGACGATCACCGAGCTCTCCGCCGAGGGCGCCCTCCCGGACGTCGTCGTCGCGGACGTCCGGATGCCGCCCACCCACACGGACGAGGGTGTGCGGGCCGCCGTCGAACTGCGGCGCACCCATCCCGGGCTCGGCGTCCTCGTACTGTCGCAGTACGTCGAGGAGCGGTACGCGACCGAACTGCTGGCCGCCTCCAGTCGCGGTGTCGGCTATCTGCTCAAGGACCGCGTCGCGGAGGTCCGCGAGTTCGTGGACGCCGTGGTCCGGGTGGCGCGGGGCGGCACGGCCCTGGACCCCGAGGTGGTCGCGCAGCTCCTGGGCCGCAGCCGCAAGCAGGACGTGCTGGCGGGGCTCACGCCGAGGGAGCGCGAGGTGCTGGGGCTGATGGCGGAGGGGCGGACCAACTCCGCGGTCGCGCGGCAGCTCGTGGTGAGCGACGGCGCGGTCGAGAAGCACGTCAGCAACATCTTCCTCAAGCTGGGTCTGTCCCCGAGTGACGGGGATCACCGTCGCGTACTGGCTGTGCTCACGTATCTGAATTCCTAG
- a CDS encoding sensor histidine kinase codes for MATQYGQGYAREYDQVDQVPGYGYGPEERARRHRLPAGLRAPFEGRSWREFSYLMLSLPLSILMFTLAVTMLSLGAGLLVTFVGIPLLAATLVACRGFGTLERARARGLLGLDVAEPEPLRPRERGVLAWTGAVFRSGSSWRHLLYALLHLPWAVFAFAVAVSFWAYGWAMLTYPLWFWVFPVWAGQGGIQLYGDEAHRIYLDNPFEITMTALVGLLFTMATPWIVRGLTTVDRVLVHGLLGPSRLSARVVELESDRGVVVDTAAADLRRIERDLHDGAQARLVALAMDLGLAKEKVTEDPQAAARMVEEAHGEVKTALQELRDLARGIHPAVLTDRGLDAALSSVATRCTVPVHVEVDLSARPAPAIEGIAYFTVCELLQNVSKHSGAGRGVVDVWRAEDRLMLQVEDDGVGGADVGAGSGLAGLAERLDAVDGILVVDSPAGGPTRVTAELPWRA; via the coding sequence ATGGCCACGCAGTACGGGCAGGGATACGCGCGGGAGTACGACCAGGTCGACCAGGTGCCCGGGTACGGGTACGGCCCCGAGGAGCGGGCGCGCCGGCACCGGTTGCCGGCCGGGTTGCGGGCGCCGTTCGAGGGGCGGAGCTGGCGCGAGTTCTCGTATCTGATGCTCAGCCTCCCGCTCAGCATCCTCATGTTCACGCTGGCCGTGACGATGCTGTCGCTCGGGGCGGGCCTGCTGGTCACCTTCGTCGGCATCCCGCTGCTCGCGGCGACGCTCGTGGCCTGCCGCGGCTTCGGCACGCTGGAGCGGGCGAGGGCGCGCGGCCTGCTGGGGCTGGACGTCGCCGAGCCGGAGCCCCTGCGGCCCCGGGAGCGGGGGGTGCTGGCCTGGACGGGGGCGGTGTTCCGCAGCGGCTCGTCGTGGCGGCACCTGCTGTACGCGCTGCTGCACCTGCCGTGGGCGGTGTTCGCATTCGCCGTCGCGGTGAGTTTCTGGGCGTACGGCTGGGCGATGCTCACGTATCCGCTGTGGTTCTGGGTCTTCCCCGTGTGGGCCGGCCAGGGCGGCATCCAGCTGTACGGCGACGAGGCCCACCGCATCTACCTCGACAACCCGTTCGAGATCACCATGACCGCGCTGGTGGGCCTGCTGTTCACGATGGCCACGCCGTGGATCGTGCGCGGGCTGACCACCGTGGACCGGGTGCTGGTGCACGGGCTGCTGGGGCCGTCGCGGCTGTCGGCGCGCGTGGTGGAGCTGGAGTCGGACCGGGGGGTCGTGGTCGACACGGCGGCGGCGGATCTGCGGCGCATCGAGCGCGATCTGCACGACGGGGCCCAGGCCCGGCTGGTGGCGCTGGCGATGGACCTGGGGCTGGCGAAGGAGAAGGTCACCGAGGATCCGCAGGCGGCGGCGCGCATGGTGGAGGAGGCGCACGGCGAGGTGAAGACGGCGCTGCAGGAGCTGCGGGACCTGGCGCGCGGCATCCACCCCGCGGTCCTCACCGACCGGGGCCTCGACGCGGCGCTCTCCTCGGTCGCCACGCGCTGCACGGTGCCGGTGCACGTGGAGGTGGACCTGTCCGCGCGGCCGGCGCCGGCGATCGAGGGGATCGCCTACTTCACGGTGTGCGAGCTGCTGCAGAACGTCAGCAAGCACAGCGGGGCCGGGCGGGGGGTCGTGGACGTGTGGCGGGCCGAGGACCGGCTGATGCTGCAGGTGGAGGACGACGGGGTGGGCGGGGCCGACGTGGGGGCGGGGTCCGGGCTCGCGGGGCTGGCGGAGCGGCTGGACGCGGTGGACGGGATCCTGGTGGTCGACTCCCCCGCGGGCGGGCCCACGCGGGTCACGGCGGAGCTGCCCTGGCGGGCGTGA
- a CDS encoding sensor histidine kinase: protein MTEHRTTASAGPAAAVGTAATPGAGADPDDVRLPPPRLALTGQTWREIAHLLGNLPVALVGFVYSVTVLSVGSALTVTVIGLPLLALGLAGARQLGRLERARARVLLDVRVAEPTPLPVLAGGRWSRRLWLALKDPVGWRTVLYDVIRLPWAIFTFTVTLTSLFVLWPVLPILARGLTNVDRVMVRALLSPSDELERRIHELESDRGFVVDTAAADLRRIERDLHDGAQARLVALAMGLGLAKEKLLEDPDAAAVMVDEAHGEVKLALQELRDLARGIHPAVLTDRGLDAALSSVATRCTVPVKVTVELPARPAAAIEGIAYFTVSELLQNISKHSGARSAAVDVWRSEGRLLIQVWDDGRGGARLDGGTGMAGLADRLDAVDGLFVIDSPEGGPTTITAELPWWDRDGRRDGRRDRSLRGPGTGRK, encoded by the coding sequence ATGACGGAACACCGGACGACAGCGAGCGCGGGACCGGCAGCGGCAGTGGGAACGGCGGCGACGCCGGGGGCCGGGGCCGACCCGGACGACGTGCGGCTGCCGCCCCCGCGGCTCGCCCTCACCGGGCAGACCTGGCGGGAGATCGCGCACCTGCTGGGGAACCTGCCGGTGGCCCTGGTCGGTTTCGTCTACTCGGTGACGGTGCTGTCCGTCGGGTCGGCGCTGACCGTGACCGTGATCGGGCTGCCGCTGCTGGCACTGGGGCTGGCCGGCGCCCGGCAGCTCGGCAGGCTGGAGCGGGCCAGGGCGCGGGTGCTGCTCGACGTGCGGGTGGCGGAGCCGACGCCGCTGCCCGTGCTCGCGGGGGGACGGTGGAGCCGTCGGCTGTGGCTGGCGCTGAAGGACCCGGTGGGCTGGCGGACGGTGCTGTACGACGTCATACGGCTGCCGTGGGCGATCTTCACCTTCACCGTGACGCTGACGTCGCTGTTCGTGCTGTGGCCGGTCCTGCCCATCCTCGCCCGGGGACTCACCAACGTGGACCGGGTGATGGTGCGCGCCCTGCTCTCCCCCTCCGACGAACTGGAGCGGCGGATCCACGAACTGGAGTCCGACCGCGGCTTCGTGGTGGACACGGCGGCGGCGGACCTGCGGCGCATCGAGCGCGATCTGCACGACGGGGCCCAGGCCCGGCTGGTGGCGCTGGCGATGGGGCTCGGTCTGGCCAAGGAGAAGCTGCTGGAAGATCCGGACGCGGCCGCGGTGATGGTCGACGAGGCGCACGGCGAGGTGAAGCTCGCCCTCCAGGAGCTGCGGGACCTGGCGCGCGGCATCCACCCCGCGGTCCTCACCGACCGGGGCCTCGACGCGGCGCTCTCCTCGGTCGCCACGCGCTGCACGGTGCCCGTGAAGGTCACCGTCGAGCTCCCGGCCCGGCCGGCCGCCGCGATCGAGGGCATCGCCTACTTCACCGTCTCCGAGCTGTTGCAGAACATCAGCAAGCACAGCGGGGCGCGGTCGGCGGCCGTCGACGTGTGGCGGTCCGAGGGGCGGCTGCTGATCCAGGTGTGGGATGACGGCCGGGGCGGGGCCCGGCTGGACGGCGGCACGGGCATGGCGGGCCTCGCGGACCGGCTCGACGCGGTCGACGGCCTGTTCGTCATCGACTCGCCGGAAGGCGGCCCCACGACGATCACGGCCGAGCTGCCGTGGTGGGACCGCGACGGCCGCCGGGACGGCCGCCGGGACCGGTCGCTCCGGGGGCCCGGGACGGGACGGAAGTAG
- a CDS encoding NADH-quinone oxidoreductase subunit A: MPEPEQPGQTVVVAAEYFHSYSVVGLLAVVGVLFVSVAFGANRLLRPAVPTPEKLLTYECGVDPVGEGWAHTQVRYYVYAFLYVIFAVDSIFLFPWATVFAAPGYGAATLVEMFLFLGFLAVGLLYAYKKGVLTWT, encoded by the coding sequence GTGCCGGAGCCGGAACAGCCGGGACAGACGGTCGTCGTCGCGGCGGAGTATTTCCATTCCTACTCGGTCGTCGGACTGCTCGCCGTCGTCGGCGTGCTCTTCGTATCGGTCGCGTTCGGCGCCAACCGTCTGCTGCGCCCCGCCGTGCCCACACCCGAGAAACTCCTGACGTACGAGTGCGGCGTCGACCCCGTCGGCGAGGGCTGGGCCCACACCCAGGTCCGCTACTACGTCTACGCGTTCCTCTACGTGATCTTCGCGGTCGACTCGATCTTCCTCTTCCCGTGGGCGACCGTGTTCGCCGCGCCCGGCTACGGCGCGGCGACCCTCGTCGAGATGTTCCTCTTCCTCGGCTTCCTGGCCGTGGGACTGCTCTACGCGTACAAGAAGGGCGTCCTGACATGGACGTGA
- a CDS encoding NADH-quinone oxidoreductase subunit B, producing the protein MDVTPTSPGGSPPASGGSQRVFLPDPAPVTGPPGSSDVSGALEPRRLGTLARLAPEPMKVVLNWGRRYSLWVFNFGLACCAIEFIAASMSRHDFMRLGVIPFAPGPRQADLMVVSGTVTDKMAPAVKRLYEQMPEPKYVISFGACSNCGGPYWDSYAVTKGVDQIIPVDVYVPGCPPRPEALLQGIIKLQEKIARESLGERYGESGAARPSTAALQSGPVRPPVRRSEGSGGSGDSEGSGGGVR; encoded by the coding sequence ATGGACGTGACCCCCACCTCTCCCGGCGGCTCGCCGCCCGCTTCCGGCGGCTCGCAGCGCGTGTTCCTGCCGGACCCCGCTCCGGTCACCGGGCCGCCGGGTTCCTCGGACGTGTCCGGCGCGCTCGAGCCCAGGCGGCTCGGCACGCTGGCCCGGCTCGCTCCCGAACCGATGAAGGTGGTCCTGAACTGGGGCCGCCGCTACTCGCTGTGGGTCTTCAACTTCGGACTCGCCTGCTGCGCCATCGAGTTCATCGCCGCGTCGATGTCCCGCCACGACTTCATGCGGCTCGGGGTGATCCCCTTCGCGCCGGGTCCGCGCCAGGCCGACCTGATGGTCGTCTCCGGCACGGTGACGGACAAGATGGCGCCCGCCGTGAAGCGGCTGTACGAGCAGATGCCCGAGCCGAAGTACGTCATCTCCTTCGGCGCCTGCTCCAACTGCGGCGGCCCGTACTGGGACTCCTACGCCGTCACCAAGGGCGTCGACCAGATCATCCCCGTCGACGTCTACGTCCCCGGCTGCCCGCCCCGCCCGGAGGCGCTGCTGCAGGGGATCATCAAGCTCCAGGAGAAGATCGCCCGCGAGTCGCTGGGGGAGCGGTACGGCGAGAGCGGCGCGGCGCGCCCGTCGACGGCCGCGCTGCAGTCCGGGCCGGTACGGCCCCCGGTGCGACGTTCCGAGGGTTCCGGAGGCTCCGGGGACTCCGAAGGCTCCGGGGGAGGCGTGCGATGA
- a CDS encoding NADH-quinone oxidoreductase subunit C, whose protein sequence is MTGAGWLPAPVGELFGPEATAEEAYDLLTVDVPPSEWITALRTARSTLACTYFDWLSAVDEPGTGFRVSAHVVALSPVRRLMVRTTVPHEAPVLPTAVDVYAGAGWHERETHEMFGVDFEGHPALDHLLLPETFEGHPLRKDFVLAARVAKAWPGAKEPGESEHGGPKRRQMLPPGVPDPNEWGPLKGQLPAAPSRPARGARAAGDRPARTPGERPPRRTRTASQGSTSQAPGATGSEATAAGTTAPEPTAPAQAPPAEGTTPARPPRRARSAGEGSASPRTEADTTEPPRPNRAADTNPADGASRTGGTDPIRGANPTGDTTPTPAPRDFDAPWHHARPTFEEPAPEPSAEPTPGSPAEPAPASPAEPAPEPPADRTTPDPDDDRPTGGTQ, encoded by the coding sequence ATGACCGGGGCCGGCTGGCTGCCCGCCCCCGTCGGTGAGCTCTTCGGCCCGGAGGCCACGGCCGAGGAGGCGTACGACCTCCTCACCGTCGACGTGCCGCCCAGCGAGTGGATCACCGCCCTGCGCACCGCCCGGTCCACTCTGGCCTGCACCTACTTCGACTGGCTCAGCGCGGTCGACGAACCGGGCACCGGCTTCCGCGTCTCGGCCCACGTGGTCGCCCTCTCTCCGGTGCGGCGCCTCATGGTCCGTACGACAGTGCCGCACGAGGCCCCCGTCCTGCCCACCGCCGTGGACGTCTACGCGGGCGCCGGCTGGCACGAACGCGAGACCCACGAGATGTTCGGCGTCGACTTCGAGGGCCACCCGGCGCTGGACCACCTGCTGCTCCCCGAGACCTTCGAGGGCCACCCGCTGCGCAAGGACTTCGTCCTCGCCGCCCGCGTCGCCAAGGCGTGGCCGGGGGCCAAGGAACCGGGCGAGTCCGAGCACGGCGGGCCCAAGCGCCGCCAGATGCTGCCCCCGGGCGTCCCCGACCCGAACGAGTGGGGCCCCCTCAAGGGACAGCTCCCGGCGGCCCCGTCCCGCCCGGCCCGCGGCGCCCGCGCCGCCGGCGACCGCCCCGCCCGCACCCCGGGCGAGCGTCCCCCGCGCCGCACCCGCACGGCCTCCCAGGGCTCGACGAGCCAGGCACCGGGGGCCACGGGGTCCGAGGCGACGGCCGCCGGGACGACGGCCCCCGAGCCGACGGCCCCCGCGCAGGCGCCCCCGGCGGAGGGCACCACCCCCGCACGGCCGCCCCGCCGTGCCCGCTCGGCGGGCGAGGGCTCGGCCTCCCCGCGTACGGAGGCGGACACCACCGAGCCGCCGCGGCCGAACCGGGCCGCCGACACGAACCCCGCCGACGGCGCGAGCCGGACCGGGGGCACGGACCCGATCCGGGGCGCGAACCCGACCGGGGACACGACCCCCACCCCCGCCCCGCGCGACTTCGACGCCCCCTGGCACCACGCCCGTCCGACCTTCGAGGAGCCCGCTCCCGAACCGTCGGCCGAGCCCACCCCTGGCTCACCCGCGGAGCCCGCCCCCGCATCACCCGCCGAGCCCGCCCCCGAACCGCCCGCCGACCGCACCACTCCCGACCCGGACGACGACCGTCCCACCGGAGGCACGCAGTGA
- a CDS encoding complex I subunit 1 family protein, which yields MNDALDVALRLLVVFVVFLTFPLVVGQTEHKVMAHMQGRLGPMYAGGFHGWAQLVADGVKFAQKESVVPADADRRVFQLAPAVALLPYLLVLLVIPVGPGEGAVGQSVGAGIFFVLAVMGIGVLGSLMAGWASANKYSLLGGLRTAAQLLSYELPMLLTAASVAMAAGTVSLTGILDAFEWWWLPWQIVGALVFFVAGLAELQRPPFDMPVADSEIIFGAYTEYTGLRFALFLLAEYAGIVVLCGLTTVLFLGGWHGPWGADGLGWVWTLLKTAVLAFVVIWLRVTYPRLREDQLQKLSWTVLVPLALAQIALTGVVKVVIS from the coding sequence GTGAACGACGCCCTCGACGTCGCCCTGCGACTCCTCGTCGTCTTCGTCGTCTTCCTGACCTTCCCCCTCGTCGTCGGCCAGACCGAGCACAAGGTGATGGCGCACATGCAGGGCCGCCTCGGCCCCATGTACGCCGGCGGCTTCCACGGCTGGGCCCAACTCGTCGCCGACGGCGTGAAGTTCGCTCAGAAGGAGAGCGTCGTCCCGGCCGACGCCGACCGCCGCGTCTTCCAGCTCGCCCCGGCCGTCGCGCTGCTGCCCTACCTCCTCGTTCTCCTCGTCATCCCGGTCGGCCCCGGCGAGGGGGCCGTCGGCCAGAGCGTCGGCGCGGGTATCTTCTTCGTGCTCGCCGTCATGGGCATCGGCGTCCTCGGCTCGCTCATGGCCGGCTGGGCCTCCGCCAACAAGTACTCCCTCCTCGGCGGCCTGCGCACCGCCGCCCAGCTCCTCTCCTACGAGCTCCCGATGCTGCTCACCGCCGCCTCCGTGGCGATGGCGGCCGGAACCGTCTCGCTCACCGGCATCCTCGACGCCTTCGAGTGGTGGTGGCTGCCCTGGCAGATCGTCGGCGCGCTCGTCTTCTTCGTCGCCGGACTCGCCGAGCTCCAGCGCCCCCCGTTCGACATGCCCGTCGCCGACTCGGAGATCATCTTCGGTGCGTACACCGAGTACACGGGCCTGCGTTTCGCCCTGTTCCTCCTCGCCGAGTACGCCGGGATCGTCGTCCTGTGCGGTCTGACCACCGTCCTCTTCCTGGGGGGCTGGCACGGCCCGTGGGGCGCCGACGGCCTCGGCTGGGTCTGGACCCTGCTGAAGACCGCCGTCCTCGCTTTCGTCGTCATCTGGCTCCGCGTCACCTACCCCCGGCTGCGCGAGGACCAGTTGCAGAAACTCTCCTGGACCGTCCTCGTCCCGCTCGCCCTCGCCCAGATCGCCCTCACCGGCGTCGTCAAGGTGGTGATCTCCTGA
- a CDS encoding NADH-quinone oxidoreductase subunit I, translating to MPRPSIPGSGLAKGLAVTLRTMTKKTVTAQYPDVQPELPPRSRGVIGLFEENCTVCMLCARECPDWCIYIDSHKETVPASTPGGRERSRNVLDRFAIDFSLCMYCGICIEVCPFDALFWSPEFEYAETDIRDLTHERDRLREWMWTVPAPPALDPGAEEPKEIAAARKTADKLAAAQAEATSPQEGES from the coding sequence ATGCCGCGCCCGTCGATCCCCGGCTCCGGCCTGGCCAAGGGCCTGGCCGTCACCCTGCGCACGATGACGAAGAAGACCGTCACCGCGCAGTACCCGGACGTCCAGCCCGAACTCCCGCCCCGCAGCCGCGGCGTGATCGGTCTGTTCGAGGAGAACTGCACGGTCTGCATGCTGTGCGCCCGCGAGTGCCCGGACTGGTGTATCTACATCGACTCCCACAAGGAGACGGTCCCGGCGTCGACCCCCGGCGGCCGCGAACGCAGCCGCAACGTCCTCGACCGCTTCGCCATCGACTTCTCCCTGTGCATGTACTGCGGTATCTGCATCGAGGTCTGTCCTTTCGACGCCCTGTTCTGGTCCCCGGAGTTCGAGTACGCCGAGACCGACATTCGCGACCTCACCCACGAGCGCGACAGGCTCCGCGAGTGGATGTGGACCGTTCCGGCCCCGCCCGCCCTCGACCCCGGCGCGGAGGAGCCCAAGGAGATCGCCGCCGCCCGCAAGACCGCCGACAAGCTCGCGGCGGCCCAGGCCGAGGCGACCTCCCCGCAGGAAGGTGAGTCGTGA
- a CDS encoding NADH-quinone oxidoreductase subunit J: MTTLATAAATAAHVTTTAGTAATHGFLSPTGVEIAFLLVGLVTLGAALVTVTTRQLVHAALWLVVALGGLAVEYLLLTAEFIAWMQVLIYVGSVVVLLLFGLMLTRAPIGRSPDADSGNRWAALTVAVAAASALVWVVVDAFRTTWVDLDGAPAGSTRVTGAALFQNWVLPFEALSVLLLAALVGAIVLSRKAKADATTPPGVPGARDGRRPAEGGAR, translated from the coding sequence GTGACGACCCTCGCCACAGCCGCCGCCACCGCCGCGCACGTCACGACGACCGCCGGCACCGCCGCAACCCACGGATTCCTCTCCCCGACCGGCGTCGAGATCGCCTTCCTCCTCGTCGGCCTGGTCACCCTCGGCGCCGCCCTCGTCACCGTCACCACCCGGCAGCTCGTGCACGCCGCCCTGTGGCTGGTGGTGGCCCTCGGCGGCCTCGCCGTCGAATACCTCCTGCTCACCGCCGAGTTCATCGCCTGGATGCAGGTCCTCATCTACGTCGGTTCCGTCGTCGTCCTCCTCCTGTTCGGTCTGATGCTCACCCGCGCCCCCATCGGCCGCTCCCCGGACGCCGACTCCGGCAACCGCTGGGCCGCCCTCACCGTGGCCGTCGCCGCCGCGTCCGCCCTCGTCTGGGTGGTGGTCGACGCCTTCCGCACCACGTGGGTGGATCTGGACGGCGCCCCGGCCGGCTCCACCCGGGTCACCGGCGCGGCCCTCTTCCAGAACTGGGTCCTCCCCTTCGAGGCCCTCTCCGTCCTCCTCCTCGCCGCTCTCGTCGGCGCGATCGTCCTGTCCCGCAAGGCGAAGGCCGACGCCACCACGCCCCCCGGCGTCCCGGGCGCCCGCGACGGCCGACGACCGGCCGAGGGGGGTGCCCGCTGA
- the nuoK gene encoding NADH-quinone oxidoreductase subunit NuoK: MHLAYPAVLSALLFCTGLYGVLARRNAILVLMSVELMLNAVNLNLVAFDVWLDRAARDRLHSGQALTLFTIAIAAAEIGIGLAIVLAVHRNRGTADIDKLRDTAEPPGPDDHDSSDHADHDDSDGPAATAAQKAEATA, encoded by the coding sequence ATGCACCTCGCCTATCCCGCCGTGCTCTCCGCCCTCCTGTTCTGCACCGGCCTGTACGGCGTCCTCGCCCGTCGCAACGCGATCCTGGTCCTGATGTCGGTGGAGCTGATGCTCAACGCCGTCAACCTCAACCTGGTCGCCTTCGACGTCTGGCTCGACCGCGCCGCCCGCGACCGCCTCCACTCCGGCCAGGCCCTGACCCTGTTCACCATCGCCATCGCCGCCGCCGAGATCGGCATCGGCCTGGCGATCGTCCTCGCCGTGCACCGCAACCGCGGCACCGCCGACATCGACAAGCTCCGCGACACCGCCGAGCCCCCCGGCCCCGACGATCACGACAGCAGCGATCACGCCGATCACGACGACAGCGACGGCCCGGCAGCCACCGCGGCCCAGAAGGCTGAGGCCACCGCGTGA